In Archocentrus centrarchus isolate MPI-CPG fArcCen1 chromosome 22, fArcCen1, whole genome shotgun sequence, one DNA window encodes the following:
- the LOC115772922 gene encoding interferon alpha-inducible protein 27-like protein 2A yields the protein MDVDWEEICKVFVVLGGGAASVALTPAALAALGFTSTGVAAGSVGAKLMSYFAIANGGGVAAGGLVATAQSWAMGGLTGVATGGLGGAGAGLGWVLSRICNQTGTH from the exons ATGGACGTGGACTGGGAAGAGATCT GTAAGGTTTTCGTTGTTCTCGGAG GAGGTGCTGCATCTGTGGCTCTGACTCCTGCTGCTCTGGCTGCACTGGGGTTCACTTCAACTGGAGTAGCAGCAGGTTCAGTTGGTGCCAAACTGATGTCGTATTTTGCAATTGCAAATGGAGGAGGAGTTGCAGCAGGAGGTCTAGTAGCAACCGCGCAGTCTTGGG CTATGGGAGGTCTGACTGGAGTTGCCACTGGAGGTTTGGGCGGTGCTGGAGCAGGACTTGGTTGGGTGCTCTCACGCATCTGTAACCAGACTGGAACACATTAA
- the LOC115772924 gene encoding interferon alpha-inducible protein 27-like protein 2A, giving the protein MDPVTAAYTAAGAVVGVVAAPAILGAVGFTSAGIAAGSFAASMMSAAATASGGGVAAGSVVAVLQSAGAAGLSATAGAAAAGAGAAVGWLASFIG; this is encoded by the exons ATGGATCCCG tGACAGCTGCGTATACTGCTGCAGGAGCAG TAGTTGGAGTAGTCGCTGCTCCTGCTATTCTGGGGGCAGTTGGTTTCACCTCAGCTGGAATAGCTGCAGGCTCCTTTGCTGCAAGCATGATGTCTGCAGCTGCAACTGCCAGTGGAGGAGGAGTTGCAGCTGGAAGTGTGGTGGCTGTTTTACAGTCAGCAG GTGCAGCTGGTCTGTCAGCtactgctggtgctgctgcggCTGGTGCTGGAGCAGCAGTGGGATGGTTGGCGAGCTTCATCGGCTAA
- the LOC115772923 gene encoding interferon alpha-inducible protein 27-like protein 2A — protein sequence MDVDWEEICKVFVVLGGGAASVALTPAALAALGFTSTGVAAGSVGAKLMSYFAIANGGGVAAGGLVATAQSWAMGGLTGVATGGLGGAGAGLGWVLSRICNQTGTH from the exons ATGGACGTGGACTGGGAAGAGATCT GTAAGGTTTTCGTTGTTCTCGGAG GAGGTGCTGCATCTGTGGCTCTGACTCCTGCTGCTCTGGCTGCACTGGGGTTCACTTCAACTGGAGTAGCAGCAGGTTCAGTTGGTGCCAAACTGATGTCGTATTTTGCAATTGCAAATGGAGGAGGAGTTGCAGCAGGAGGTCTAGTAGCAACCGCGCAGTCTTGGG CTATGGGGGGTCTGACTGGAGTTGCCACTGGAGGTTTGGGCGGTGCTGGAGCAGGACTTGGTTGGGTGCTCTCACGCATCTGTAACCAGACTGGAACACATTAA
- the LOC115772697 gene encoding cytosolic 5'-nucleotidase 1A-like: MQIWNHSESGGPVTIAMLSEVLFKKQSGRAMSPGPAFSFVKALQAVNSQLGELYPESEELFKVILIDVDSSDSLEKVIKEHKLEELITLLSVSEDQLVNELQQKNTHLYLADELGLKAQEVVNAGIAAAVVFTPKKNIIPVSEDQLRVAFDGDAVLFSNESELEFQRAGLHGYLEHERQNVETPMTEGPFKGFLEALIRLQKKLHNKDLYKNCPIRTYLVTSRGAGCDGYRALNTLHTWGLELDEAVLLGGSKKGPTLEKIRPHIFFDDQKCHVDAALEVGTVACLVLSPNQQ; this comes from the exons ATGCAGATATGGAATCAT tcTGAATCAGGGGGCCCCGTCACCATTGCCATGCTTTCAGAAGTCCTCTTCAAGAAGCAGAGCGGCAGAGCAATGAGCCCGGGCCCTGCCTTCTCCTTTGTCAAG GCTCTGCAGGCAGTGAACTCTCAACTTGGAGAGCTTTACCCTGAGAGCGAGGAACTCTTTAAGGTCATACTCATTGATGTCGACTCATCAGACTCACTCGAGAAAGTGATCAAAGAACACA AGCTGGAAGAACTCATCACTCTCTTATCTGTGAGTGAAGATCAACTTGTAAATGaattacaacaaaaaaataccCACCTGTATCTGGCTGATGAATTGGGGTTGAAGGCTCAGGAAGTAGTCAATGCAG GTAtagcagctgctgttgtgttcacCCCAAAGAAGAACATCATCCCAGTGTCTGAGGATCAGCTGCGTGTTGCCTTTGATGGTGATGCTGTCCTCTTCTCTAATGAGTCAGAGCTTGAGTTCCAGAGAGCTGGACTACACGGATACTTGGAGCATGAGAGGCAAAATGTTGAAACTCCAATGACAGAG GGGCCATTCAAAGGATTCTTGGAGGCTTTAATTAGACTGCAGAAAAAGCTGCATAACAAAGACCTGTACAAGAATTGTCCCATTCGTACCTACCTGGTAACATCTCGAGGGGCAGGCTGTGACGGGTACAGAGCCTTAAACACTCTGCATACGTGGGGTCTGGAGCTTGATGAGGCTGTGTTGCTGGGAGGAAGTAAGAAGGGTCCCACACTGGAGAAGATCAGGCCTCACATCTTCTTTGATGACCAGAAGTGTCATGTTGATGCTGCACTGGAGGTCGGCACAGTGGCGTGCCTGGTGCTCTCACCAAACCAGCAATAA